CCGCTACCATGGCGGGGGAGGGATGTCCGTGGAAACGTGTTACATGATCCGGCTCACCCGCCGACCGGGGTGCGTGATCACCGACGAGCTCATGCGGGCCCACCGTGCGCACCTGAAGCGGCTTGCCGAGCAGGGGCGCCTGGTGCTTTGCGGCCCGTTCGCCGACCGTACCGGCGGGATGACGGTCATCCGGGCGGCGTCGCTGGCGGAGGCCGAGGCGGTAGCCGCAGCCGATCCGCTGGTCGCATCGGGCATGGAGGACTGCGAGATCCGGGAGTGGATCATCACGGGTGGGGAGGGACGGCCGCTGGAAGGCCACTGAGCACCTGGGGCGGGACAGGGGCGCGGCCCGGGCGGGGCCGCGCCCCTTCATAATGCGGGAAGCGTGGGGAGAGAATGTGGTAGAGCCATGGGAGGGGGTGGCACCCACTGGATTTCCGCTCTGCCCGTCAGGAGAGCCCTGCCGTTCCTCCTTGCGGCCGGCCCCGGTTTGACCGCAGGGAATTCCTCCGGATGGTGTGCCTCGCTGCGGTCGGCATGGCCGCCGCGCCTGCCGGCGCCGCGGCGGTGCTCGTCAGGGCCGCGGAATCGGCTCGACCGGCTCCGCGGGAGCGCGCCCCCCGGTGGGAGGGCTTTTCCGCCGGAGCGGACCCGTCGCCGCAGGAAGCACCGGTCGCGTATGACCGCTGGTGCGGTCATCCCCTGTGCCCGTCCCGGATGGATCACCGACTGCACAGGCTCGTCTGCCCATGCCCGTACGGCCCGCCCGGACGATGACACCCGCCGTTCCGCCCCTGTCACGCGCAGCGGACCCGCTGCCTGCACCCTGAGCAGCGGCCCGCCGTGACAGGGGCGTCTGCGCGCCTCTTGCAACCCGCACCCCGGCGCTTCCGATTGGCAGGAAACGGAAGAGACCCCCTCGCCGGGCTCCGGCATACAGGTGGGGAGAAGGGAGCGCGATTCCGCTTGGAGTGGCTGATCGTCGCCATCGTCAGCCTGGGCACCAGCTTCGTCAAGACCGCGTTCGGGCTCGGCGCCGGGGTGCTCTTCGGCCCGGTGCTCGCGCTGTTCCTGGAGCCCAGGCAGGCCATGGGGATGACGGCGCCGGTGATGTTCCTCAGCAGCGTCGCCGCGCTGGCCGCCCACTGGCGGCGGTGGGACTGGCCCGTCCTCCGCCGGCTGCTGCCGACTGCGCTGGCGGGCCTCTGGCTGGGCAGCGTCTTCCTGGCGCAGGCGCCCGCGCCCCATCTGCGCAGGGCCATCGGTGTGGCCGCCGTGTCCTTCGCGGTGGTGCAGGTTGCGCGCCTGCGCCGGGGGGCGGCGGTGTCGCCTGCAGGAGACTGGGCGCCGGGCCCGGCGGTGCTCCTGGGTTTCACCGGTGGCGTCGTCAGCGGCATCGCCCACTCGGGCGGCCTCTTCTTCTCCATGTACCTGCTGCCGCGCCTGGAGAAGGTGGCCTTCGTCGCCTCCCTGACCGCGACCTTGATGGTCGTCGACCTGTTCCGGCTGGTTTCCTACTGGTACCTGGATGTGCTGCAGCCGCGCCACGTGCTGCTGGGCCTGCTCTGTGCGCCGCTCATGCTGTTGGGCGGCTGGCTGGGGAAGCGGCTCAACGGCCGGCTCTCGTCACGGGGGTTCGTCACGGCCCTGTCGGCGCTCATCGCCGCAACGGGGCTGGCCCTGCTGGCGCGGTGAGGCAGCCTGTGCGAGGTGAGGAGATGCGGCATGTGAAGCTTCAGATCCGCGGGCTGACCGCCACCTACCGCACGGCCCGGGGGACGATCACCGCCCTGAACGGGATCGATCTCGACGTCCGGGAGGGTGAGAAGGTGGTCATCCTGGGGCCGTCGGGTTGCGGCAAGTCCACCCTGCTCAAGATCGTGGCGGGATTCGAACGGGCTGCGGCGGGGTCGGTCTGCGTGGACGGCCTTCCCGTCAGCGGCCCCGGCCCGGACCGTGCGTTCGTGTTCCAGGAGTTTGACCAGCTCTTTCCGTGGCTGACGGTGTCCGGGAACCTGTCGTTCGCCCTGCGGGTGGCGCGGGGAGTCACCGGCCGCGAGGCCGAGCGGGCGATCGACGAGGTCCTCTCGCTGGTGGGCCTGAGCCGGTGGCGCGATCTCTACCCGCACCAGCTCTCCGGCGGCATGAAGATGCGGGTGGCCATCGCCCGGGCGCTGGTGCTGAACCCGGCTGTGCTTCTCATGGATGAACCGTTCGCCGCCCTGGACGCCCAGAGCCGGTCGCTCCTGCAGGCCGAGGTGAACCGCATGCTGGCCGAGACCGGGCAGACGCTGCTCTTCGTCACCCACTCCATCGAGGAGGCCCTGGTGCTCGGGGACCGCATCGTGGTGCTGTCGGCGTCACCCGGCCGGGTCAGACAGATCATCGAGCCGGCCGTAACCGGCGTCACCCTGCTGGAGCGGCCCGAGGGAGCCGAACTGCGCCGGGTGATCCGCCAGCTGCTGGAGCAGGACCGGGTTGCAGGGGAGATGGCGTCGTGAGGAACGGGGGGAACAAGCTGGTTGTCGTCCTGGTCCTCCTCGCCCTCTGGGAAGGGTACGCGCGGGCAGCGGACGTCAACCCCTTGCTGGTGCCTGCTCCCAGCCGGGTTCTGCTGGCCTTCGGTGAGTACATCCGAGACGGCAGCCTGTTGCGCCACACGCTGCACACACTGCAGATGGTGCTGACCGGCATGTCCATCGGCATCCTGACCGCCTTCTGCCTGACGGCCCTCGCCACCGCCGGCCGGTGGGGGCGGGACCTGCTCCTGACCCTGACCACCATCATGAACCCATTGCCCGCCATCGCCCTTCTGCCCGTCGCCCTGCTCTGGCTCGGCATCGGGCCCCGGTCCCTGGTGTTCGTGATCGCCAACTCGGTGGTGTGGTCGCTGGCGCTGAACATGCACACCGGCTTCGAGACCGTGCCGCTGACCTGGAGACAGGCGGGGCAGAATCTGGGCCTCCGGGGCTGGGGCCTGATCCGGCACGTCTACCTGCCTGCGGCGCTGCCCTACATACTGACCGGGGTGAAGATCGCCTGGTCGTTCGGCTGGCGCACGGTGATCGCCGCGGAACTGGTCTTCGGTGCCAGCGGCCAGGCAGGCGGGCTGGGCTGGATGATCAACGTCGAACGCTACAACCTGAACACCGCCGGCGTGTTCTGCGGCCTCGTCACCATCGTCGCCCTTGGCCTTCTGGCTGAGGCGCTCTTCGAGGTGCTGGAGCGCCGGACCATCCGCAGGTGGGGAATGTCTGCGGGCTGAGGAGGAGGAGAGGGGATGAGCGTGCGGAAGCGGGCGACGGCCGGCCTCCTTCTCCGGGGCCTCGCCGTGTTGCTGATGAGCGTCCTGCTGGGCGGCTGCGCGGGAAGGCCGGCGGGTTCCCTGGGGGCTGCCCCCGTCGGGGAGGCGGAGGACGGGGCAGAGGCCCCGAAGGATTACGGCGAGATCCGGCTCGGCTACCAGTTCGGCACCGGCTACCTGCCGGTGGAGGTGATGGTGGAACACCGGCTGATCGAGAAACGGCTGGGCAACGTCAAGGTGACCCGTCAGCAGCTGGGGGGCGGGGGAGCCCTGACGGAGGCTGTCCTGGCCGGGTCCACGGACGTGGTCTTCATGGGCCTCGGCCCGTTCTTCGTGGGCTGGGGAAAGGGGATCGACTGGAAGATCGCAGCGGCCATGCAGGACATGCCGATCGGCCTGAACAGTGCCAAACCGGGCGCCACGAGCCTCAGGGACATCGGGCCGGAGGACCGGATTGCCCTGCCGGGGATCAACTCGATCCAGCATGTGATGCTGGCCATGGAGGCCCAGAAGCAGCTGGGCGATCCCCGGGCCCTCGACGAACTGCTGGTGGCCATGCCGCATCCCGAGGGCGAGCGGGCGCTCCTGGCGGGAAGTGAGATCACTTTCCACTACACCGCGCCGCCCTACCTGCAGCGGGAGCGGCAGCAGCCCGGCATCGCCAAGATCGTCGACTCGTACGAAACCATGGGCCAGAAGCACACGTTCAACGTGATGGTGGTGCCTGCCCGGTTCAAGGAGGAGAACCCGGAGCTCTACCAGGCCCTGGTGGACGCGTACACCGAAGCGACGGAATGGGTGAGGGCGAACCCCGCCGAGGCCGCGGACCTGATGATCCGGCTGGGCGACCGGACGGACCGGGACGAGTTGATCGCGCAGATTACCCACCCGGACGTGGTCTGGACCATCGAACCCCACGGTCTGATGAAGATCGTCACGTTCATGAAAGAGGCGGGTTTCCTCGATAAGGCGCCCGCCGACTGGAGGGAGGTCACCTGGGAGAACCTTCATCACCTGAACGGCAACTGAGAGCGCGCATCACCAGCCCGCCCCGCGTGAGGGGGGCTGGTGATGCGCGCGATGGCCCGTTTCAGTCGGTCGGGAGTTCACCGGAATCGCCGGGTGCGGCGTGGGTCGCGCCCTTGCGGGCGCGGCGCCCCGCGAGCCGCCACGCCCCCCTGCTCCGACAGCGCACCCCGGCCTCGTCCAGCACCAGCCGGATGGTCTCCTTGCTGATCCCGTCGACGATGTGGAGCTGCACGAGGGCCTCCTGCAGGCGCGAGAGCGACCAGCAGGGCCACGGAAACCCAGCGACCTGGGGGGGCGTGAGGGCCAGCTTCACGATGCGGGCCCGCTGGTTGGCATCGAAGACCCGGGGTCGACCGCCGCAGTACGCCGGCTTCAACGCGTCCAGGCCGTGCTCGTTAAAGTGGTGGATGACGTGGCGCACGTGGTCGACGGAACAGTGGAAGCGCTGGGCGATCTGCGGCGCCGTCAGCCCCTGCGCCGAGGCGAGCACGATGGCCGCCCGCCGGCTGCTCACCACCCGGTGGCGGCGCCGGGCGGCGCGCTCCAGCTCGGCGCGCTCCTCGGCCGACAGCTCTCGGACGAAAATCACCCTGCATCCTCCTAGCAACAGCTGTTGATTAAGGGTTCGCAGTCCCTTCAAAAAGTCCTTCCTACCTGGTTTTTCGCTGGCAGAAATCCAGATTGACGTTTTTGGACGATCTTCTGGACAGAGGACATAGCTTTTTGGTATCGTTATTTGGTGAGATATCAGGAGCAGTTTCAGAAGCGAGGGGATGGAAGGCAGCGACTCCACCTGTTCAGGCTCCAGCGCCCCCGTGCCGTGGGACCTGGATCTTTTTCTTTGTGAACAGGGGACTTTGCGAAGTTCCGCTCTCGTCTGAAGACTCCTGAACCCCCGGTGCGCCGCCCCGAGGCCGGGCGCAGGGGCGGACGGATCCGTGATTCAGCACGTCAGGGAGGTGTTGCTTTGGCGCAGGCGCTGGCATCGATCGCACTTCCGCTGATCGCCGCCTTCATGATGCCCGTGCTCTACCGGTGGCTCCGGTGGCGCCTGGGCGTGGCGGCGACCGCCGTAGCTGCAGTGACGTTCGTCCTCGTGGTGCTGACCCCCGAAATGTCGCTGGTCATCCCGTGGGTCCCGCAACTGGGGATCGACCTCTCCATACACGTCGACGGGTGGGGCCGGCTGTTTGCCCTGCTCATTGCCGGGATCGGCACGCTCGTCGTCCTCTATAGCATTCCCTACCTGGGCGCCCGGGAGGACCTGGGGAAGTTTTACGCCTACCTCCTGCTCTTCATGGGCGCGATGCTCGGCGTGGTGTACGCCGGCAACCTGATGCTCATGTACGTGTTCTGGGAGTTGACCTCGATCAGCTCCTTCCTGCTGATCGGCTTCTGGAACACCCGCGACGACGCCCAGTACGGCGCCCTGAAGGCGATCCTGATCACCTTCGGGGGCGGCCTCTGCATGCTGGGCGGCCTGGCGATTCTCGGCACGGTGGGCGGCACCTTCGAGCTGTCGGCGCTGCTCGCGAAACAGGCCGAGCTGCTGGGGCACCCGCTGGTCACCGTGGCGCTGGTCCTGCTGCTGATCGGCGCCTTCACCAAGTCTGCTCAGTTTCCCTTCCATATCTGGCTTCCCGACGCGATGGCGGCCCCCACGCCGGTCTCTGCCTACCTGCACTCGGCCACCATGGTCAAGGCCGGGCTCTACCTGATCGGCCGCCTCTGGCCGATCTTCCACACGCACCCGCTCTGGGTGCCCGTCGTGGCCGCGGTCGGCATGGTGACGATGGTGGTGGGATCCTTCCTCGCCGTGCAGAAGACCGACCTGAAGGCCGTCCTCGCGCTGTCCACCATCTCGCAGCTGGGTCTCATCATGTGGCTGTTCGGCCTGGGAACCCCGGAAGCCACCCAGGCGGCCGCGTTTCACCTGCTCAACCACTCCACGTTCAAGGCGCTTCTGTTCATGGTCGTCGGCATCATCGACCACCAGACCGGCACCCGTGAGATCCCGCTCCTCTCGGGGCTGCGGAGGGCCATGCCCGTGTCCGCGGGACTGGCGATGGTGGGCGCCGCCTCCATGGCCGGGGTACCGCTGCTCAACGGCTTCCTCTCCAAGGAGATGTTCCTGACAGCGGTCCACGGCTCTTCCATGGGCGCGGCGGGGGCGCTGGTCGCGACGGGCGCCTCCCTGCTCACGACCCTCTACTGCCTCATCCTCGGGCACAAGATCTGGTTCGGCGAGCCCCACGAGACCCCGGACGTGCCGGAGGAAGGGTCGCCGTCCATCCTGGTGCCTCCGCTGCTCCTGGCGGTCATCATCGTCGCCGTCGGCATCTACCCGGGGCTCGTCGAGTCGGCGATTGTCACCCCCGCCGTGGCGGCGGTGCTGCAGGGGCCGGCGGACCTGCCGCACATCGCGCTCTGGCACGGGTTCACCCCCGCCCTGCTGATGACGGCCATCGCCCTGGGCGGCGGCGTGCTCGCCTACGCGGGGCTGCCCCGCGTGCTGGCTGCCTTCCGGCGGTTCACCCCGCAGCGGTACCATCTGAACGCCCTGTACGACCTCCTCTGGTGGAAGAACCAGGTGGTGGAGAAGGCGGCGAAGTGGATCACCAACCGGCAGATGACCGGTTACCTGCGCGACTACCTCGCATACACCCTGGGCGCCCTGGTGGTGCTCTTCTTCGGGACGATGATCGTCCGGCGCGCCGGAATCCCGCAGCTCACGCTGTCGCCTGTCGGGCCCTGGGAGCTCCTGCTGATGGCGATCATCGTCGCCGGTGCGGTGGCCAGCACACGCGTCACCAGCCGCCTGGCGGCCGTCATGTCCATCTCGCTGGTGGGCCTGCCGCTGTCGCTGCTCTTCGCCCTCCTCCGGGCGCCGGACCTGGCCCTCACGCAGGTGGTCGTCGAGGTGATCACCACCGTGCTCTTCCTGCTGGTCTTCCCGCACCTGCGGCAGATCACGGTCTACCCGCGCAGGCCGGGCAGGCTGAATACCAACCTGCTGGTGGCGATCGGCGTCGGCGCGCTGGGCACGGTGGTCACGCTTCTGGCCAACGGGGCCCGCCTGTTTCCGCCAAGGGTGGCGGAGTGGCTGGTGGAGAACAGCTACCGGCTGGGCGGCGGGAACAACGTCGTCAACGTGATCCTCGTGGATTTCCGCGGGTTCGACACGATGGGGGAGATCACGGTGCTCACCGTGGCCGGACTCGCGGTGTACATGCTGATCCGGCTGCGGAAGGACCACCAGGCGAAAGGGGGGAGGAGCTAGATGGTCCGCGCGCAGATCGAACAGAACCCGATCGTCCGGGTTGTCGTCCACACGTCGCTGTACGGCCTGAAGCTCCTCGCCGTCTGGATCCTGCTGCGGGGCCACCACGAGCCGGGCGGCGGCTTCATCGCCGGTCTCCTGATCGCGGCGGCAATCGCCATGCAGGGGGTGGCGTTCGGCACGGACGCCGCGCAGGCCATCTTCCCGCTCCCTCCCCAGTACCTGCTGGGCGGCGGCCTGCTGATCTCGTTCGCGACCGTGCTGGGTCCGGCACTGGCGGGACATGCCTTCATGGAGCACAGCGCAGGGGTGATCGTGCTGCCCCTTCTGGGCGAGCTGCACTGGTCCACGGCGGTGCTCTTTGACATCGGCGTCTTCCTCGTGGTCGTGGGCACGATGAAGACCGTCCTGCTCAGCATCGCCACGGATCCGGTGCGCCGCCGCCCATCCGCGGCGGAAGGCGGAGCCCCCAGCCCTGACAGGGAGGTGTCGTAGCCGGTGGAACTGCTTGCTGCACTGGTCATCGGCCTGCTCCTGGGTGTGGGCACCTACCTGCTCCTGGAGCGGAACATGATCCGGATCGTGCTGGGAACCATGCTGATCAACTACGCCACCAACTTCATGCTCCTCACCTCCGGCCGGCTGAAGACGGGGCGTGCGCCCTTCCTGGGCGGAAGCGACGTGCAGCTCGCGGCGGAGGGCAGCGGCGGCATTATCGTGGACGGCATCTCGTATGTCGACCCCGTGCCGCAGGCTCTGATCCTGACGTCGATCGTCATCGGCCTGGCGACGACCGCCTTCGCCTTCGTCCTGTCGTACCGGACGGTCCAGGAGTGCGATACCGACGATCTGCTGCTGCTGCGGGGGGTGGAGCATGAGTAACCTCGTCGCCTACCCCGCACTGCTCTGCTTCGGCACCGGCATTGTCCAGCTGCTCCTGCACAGGCGGGTGGCCCTCCAGCGGGCGGTTGCCCTCTTGTCGTCGATTGCGGGGATTGTGCTCTCGGTTCTGCTTACGTACACCATCTGGACCTCCGGCATTCAGGTCCAGACGGCCGGCGGGTGGCCGGTGCCCTTCGGCATCACGCTGACGGCGGACCTGTTCAGCGGGATGATGATGATCCTCGCGGCCGTCGTGCTCTTTACGTCCATCCTCTACATTTTCCGGGACATGAACCCGGACAGTGAACGGACCTTCTTCTACCCTGTGCTCTTCTTCATGATGGCCGGCGTCAACCTCAGCTTCGCCACCGGCGACATCTTCAACCTGTACGTCGCCTTCGAGGTGATGCTGATCTCGTCCTATTTCCTGATGGCTCTGGGGAGCACGGGCCCGCAGGTGCGGGAGGGCCTGAAGTACCTGCTGCTGAACACGGTGGCCTCGAGCCTCTTCCTGTTCGGCGTGGCCCTGCTCTACGGCGTCACCTCGTCGCTGAACATGGCGGACATCGCCGCCAAGGCGGCGTCCGAGCCCGGCAACCCCTACATCACCCTGTCGGGGATGCTGTTCCTGGTCGTGTTCGCCGCGAAGGGCGCGCTCTTTCCCTTCTACTGGTGGCTGCCCCGCTCGTACTACTACGTGCCCAACGGCATCGCCCCGCTGTTCGCGTCGATGCTGACCAAGGTGGGGGTGTACGGCCTCATCCGGGTGTTCACCCTGATCTTCATCCACGACAGCGGCCTGACCCACTCGCTGCTGCTGGTCATCGGCGGCCTCACGATGTTCCTCGGCGTGATGGGCGCGATCTCCCAGTACGACTTCAAGGCCATCCTGAGCTACCACATCATCAGCCAGATCGGATACATGATCATGGGCCTGGGCCTGTATACGGTCCTGGGGCTTGCCGGAGCGGTGTTCTACATCGCACACCACATCATCGTCAAGTCCGGCCTGTTCCTGCTCTCCGGGGCGACCAGCCGGATCACGGGTCAGACGGACTTCAAGCACTACTCCGGCCTGCTGGCCTCCTACCCCGGACTGGCCTACACGTTCTTCGCCACCGCCATCTCGCTGGCCGGCGTGCCGCCCTTCTCGGGCTTCTTCGCCAAGTTCGCCCTGCTCCGGGCGGCGGTGGAGAAGGGGGCCTGGGGCATTGCAGCGGTGTCGCTGCTGGTCTCGTTCTTCACCCTGTTCTCCATGATCAAGATCTTCCGCAAGGCCTACTGGGGACGGCCCTCCGGTCAGCGGATCCAGCGCACCAGGCGGGACTACTTCGCGGCCCTGACCCCCGCCGTGATCCTGCTGGCGCTTTCCGTCGCGATGGGCCTGGGCGGCGGCTACATGATGGAGTTCGCGCTGGCGACGGCAGACCAGCTTATGCATCCCAACATCTACGTTGAAGCCGTCCTGGGGAGGTGAGCGCCGTGGACGCCCGAGTTCGCACCGGAATCCTCGTGGTGCTGTTCGCGTTTCTCTGGATGATCCTGCAGGAGTCCTACACCCTCGGCAGCTTCGTCGGCGGGCTGGTCGTGGGCCTGGTGATCCTGCTGATCTTCCCGGCGCCGGTCCACGGGCTCATCAACCCCTACGTGAGGCGGCCAGGCGGCATCTTCCGCTGGCTGGTGAGCGCCGCCCACCTGTTCCTGTACTACACGCGGCACTGGCTGAGGGGCAATGCCGAAATGGCGCGCCTGATGCTGCGCCGGGACCTGAGCACGATCACGCCCGGCGTGCTGAAGTTCCCCCTGCGGGTCCGGCAGCCCGGGCAGGTGGCCCTGCTGGCCAACCTGATCACCGTGACCCCCGGCTCTTACACCGTCGAGGTGTCCGATGACTGGGACGTGCTCTATCTGCACGTCATCGATGCCTCCGATGCCGAGGCGGCACTTGCCCCGATCCGGCGGATCGAGGAGCTGATCATGGAGGTGTTGCAGTGATGCTGCAGGCCGTCCTCTGGATCAGCCTGGTGGGCATGGTCGTCTCCCTGGGTTTCGCCGCCTACCGCACGTTCAGGGGCCCTACCGTCCCGGACCGCATCGCGGCCATCGATGCCTTCGGCACGGTGCTCATCCAGACGTTGATCGTCGGTGCGATCCTGCTGAACGACCCGCAGTACCTGGCGTATGCCGTGGTCCTCGCCGCGATCAACTACGTCTCGACCGTTGCGCTGGGAAAGTACCTTCAGAGGGGTGGTGTCATTGGCCACGGAGATCCTCATCGGCCTGTTGGTCCTGCTGGGGACCGCGGCGGCGGTGCTGGGGACGCTGGGGCTCGTCCGGATGCCTGATGTGTACAACCGCCTGCACGCGGTCACCATGGCCATCACCTTCGCCACGGTGATGATGGTCCTGGCCGGCACCCTCTACTTCTCGACCACCCACGGGCTCACGCTGAAGCTGCTCCTGGTGATCCCGTTCGTCTTCTGGACGTCCTCGGCGGGGTCGTTCGTGATCGCCCGCGGCGCGCACCGCACCGGCGTGCGGCCGGCCCCCCTCACGATCCGGGACGACCTGCAGGAGGACATCGGCATCGACCAGGAGCAGGAGTGAACCCCCTGCG
The nucleotide sequence above comes from Symbiobacterium thermophilum IAM 14863. Encoded proteins:
- a CDS encoding helix-turn-helix domain-containing protein, translating into MIFVRELSAEERAELERAARRRHRVVSSRRAAIVLASAQGLTAPQIAQRFHCSVDHVRHVIHHFNEHGLDALKPAYCGGRPRVFDANQRARIVKLALTPPQVAGFPWPCWSLSRLQEALVQLHIVDGISKETIRLVLDEAGVRCRSRGAWRLAGRRARKGATHAAPGDSGELPTD
- a CDS encoding ABC transporter permease produces the protein MRNGGNKLVVVLVLLALWEGYARAADVNPLLVPAPSRVLLAFGEYIRDGSLLRHTLHTLQMVLTGMSIGILTAFCLTALATAGRWGRDLLLTLTTIMNPLPAIALLPVALLWLGIGPRSLVFVIANSVVWSLALNMHTGFETVPLTWRQAGQNLGLRGWGLIRHVYLPAALPYILTGVKIAWSFGWRTVIAAELVFGASGQAGGLGWMINVERYNLNTAGVFCGLVTIVALGLLAEALFEVLERRTIRRWGMSAG
- a CDS encoding proton-conducting transporter membrane subunit, with translation MSNLVAYPALLCFGTGIVQLLLHRRVALQRAVALLSSIAGIVLSVLLTYTIWTSGIQVQTAGGWPVPFGITLTADLFSGMMMILAAVVLFTSILYIFRDMNPDSERTFFYPVLFFMMAGVNLSFATGDIFNLYVAFEVMLISSYFLMALGSTGPQVREGLKYLLLNTVASSLFLFGVALLYGVTSSLNMADIAAKAASEPGNPYITLSGMLFLVVFAAKGALFPFYWWLPRSYYYVPNGIAPLFASMLTKVGVYGLIRVFTLIFIHDSGLTHSLLLVIGGLTMFLGVMGAISQYDFKAILSYHIISQIGYMIMGLGLYTVLGLAGAVFYIAHHIIVKSGLFLLSGATSRITGQTDFKHYSGLLASYPGLAYTFFATAISLAGVPPFSGFFAKFALLRAAVEKGAWGIAAVSLLVSFFTLFSMIKIFRKAYWGRPSGQRIQRTRRDYFAALTPAVILLALSVAMGLGGGYMMEFALATADQLMHPNIYVEAVLGR
- a CDS encoding Na+/H+ antiporter subunit E, whose amino-acid sequence is MDARVRTGILVVLFAFLWMILQESYTLGSFVGGLVVGLVILLIFPAPVHGLINPYVRRPGGIFRWLVSAAHLFLYYTRHWLRGNAEMARLMLRRDLSTITPGVLKFPLRVRQPGQVALLANLITVTPGSYTVEVSDDWDVLYLHVIDASDAEAALAPIRRIEELIMEVLQ
- the mbhE gene encoding hydrogen gas-evolving membrane-bound hydrogenase subunit E, translated to MAQALASIALPLIAAFMMPVLYRWLRWRLGVAATAVAAVTFVLVVLTPEMSLVIPWVPQLGIDLSIHVDGWGRLFALLIAGIGTLVVLYSIPYLGAREDLGKFYAYLLLFMGAMLGVVYAGNLMLMYVFWELTSISSFLLIGFWNTRDDAQYGALKAILITFGGGLCMLGGLAILGTVGGTFELSALLAKQAELLGHPLVTVALVLLLIGAFTKSAQFPFHIWLPDAMAAPTPVSAYLHSATMVKAGLYLIGRLWPIFHTHPLWVPVVAAVGMVTMVVGSFLAVQKTDLKAVLALSTISQLGLIMWLFGLGTPEATQAAAFHLLNHSTFKALLFMVVGIIDHQTGTREIPLLSGLRRAMPVSAGLAMVGAASMAGVPLLNGFLSKEMFLTAVHGSSMGAAGALVATGASLLTTLYCLILGHKIWFGEPHETPDVPEEGSPSILVPPLLLAVIIVAVGIYPGLVESAIVTPAVAAVLQGPADLPHIALWHGFTPALLMTAIALGGGVLAYAGLPRVLAAFRRFTPQRYHLNALYDLLWWKNQVVEKAAKWITNRQMTGYLRDYLAYTLGALVVLFFGTMIVRRAGIPQLTLSPVGPWELLLMAIIVAGAVASTRVTSRLAAVMSISLVGLPLSLLFALLRAPDLALTQVVVEVITTVLFLLVFPHLRQITVYPRRPGRLNTNLLVAIGVGALGTVVTLLANGARLFPPRVAEWLVENSYRLGGGNNVVNVILVDFRGFDTMGEITVLTVAGLAVYMLIRLRKDHQAKGGRS
- a CDS encoding MnhB domain-containing protein, with the translated sequence MVRAQIEQNPIVRVVVHTSLYGLKLLAVWILLRGHHEPGGGFIAGLLIAAAIAMQGVAFGTDAAQAIFPLPPQYLLGGGLLISFATVLGPALAGHAFMEHSAGVIVLPLLGELHWSTAVLFDIGVFLVVVGTMKTVLLSIATDPVRRRPSAAEGGAPSPDREVS
- a CDS encoding monovalent cation/H+ antiporter complex subunit F — protein: MLQAVLWISLVGMVVSLGFAAYRTFRGPTVPDRIAAIDAFGTVLIQTLIVGAILLNDPQYLAYAVVLAAINYVSTVALGKYLQRGGVIGHGDPHRPVGPAGDRGGGAGDAGARPDA
- a CDS encoding ABC transporter ATP-binding protein, coding for MRHVKLQIRGLTATYRTARGTITALNGIDLDVREGEKVVILGPSGCGKSTLLKIVAGFERAAAGSVCVDGLPVSGPGPDRAFVFQEFDQLFPWLTVSGNLSFALRVARGVTGREAERAIDEVLSLVGLSRWRDLYPHQLSGGMKMRVAIARALVLNPAVLLMDEPFAALDAQSRSLLQAEVNRMLAETGQTLLFVTHSIEEALVLGDRIVVLSASPGRVRQIIEPAVTGVTLLERPEGAELRRVIRQLLEQDRVAGEMAS
- a CDS encoding ABC transporter substrate-binding protein, with protein sequence MSVRKRATAGLLLRGLAVLLMSVLLGGCAGRPAGSLGAAPVGEAEDGAEAPKDYGEIRLGYQFGTGYLPVEVMVEHRLIEKRLGNVKVTRQQLGGGGALTEAVLAGSTDVVFMGLGPFFVGWGKGIDWKIAAAMQDMPIGLNSAKPGATSLRDIGPEDRIALPGINSIQHVMLAMEAQKQLGDPRALDELLVAMPHPEGERALLAGSEITFHYTAPPYLQRERQQPGIAKIVDSYETMGQKHTFNVMVVPARFKEENPELYQALVDAYTEATEWVRANPAEAADLMIRLGDRTDRDELIAQITHPDVVWTIEPHGLMKIVTFMKEAGFLDKAPADWREVTWENLHHLNGN
- a CDS encoding YciI family protein, which gives rise to METCYMIRLTRRPGCVITDELMRAHRAHLKRLAEQGRLVLCGPFADRTGGMTVIRAASLAEAEAVAAADPLVASGMEDCEIREWIITGGEGRPLEGH
- a CDS encoding sulfite exporter TauE/SafE family protein; this translates as MEWLIVAIVSLGTSFVKTAFGLGAGVLFGPVLALFLEPRQAMGMTAPVMFLSSVAALAAHWRRWDWPVLRRLLPTALAGLWLGSVFLAQAPAPHLRRAIGVAAVSFAVVQVARLRRGAAVSPAGDWAPGPAVLLGFTGGVVSGIAHSGGLFFSMYLLPRLEKVAFVASLTATLMVVDLFRLVSYWYLDVLQPRHVLLGLLCAPLMLLGGWLGKRLNGRLSSRGFVTALSALIAATGLALLAR
- the mnhG gene encoding monovalent cation/H(+) antiporter subunit G → MSLATEILIGLLVLLGTAAAVLGTLGLVRMPDVYNRLHAVTMAITFATVMMVLAGTLYFSTTHGLTLKLLLVIPFVFWTSSAGSFVIARGAHRTGVRPAPLTIRDDLQEDIGIDQEQE
- a CDS encoding sodium:proton antiporter is translated as MELLAALVIGLLLGVGTYLLLERNMIRIVLGTMLINYATNFMLLTSGRLKTGRAPFLGGSDVQLAAEGSGGIIVDGISYVDPVPQALILTSIVIGLATTAFAFVLSYRTVQECDTDDLLLLRGVEHE